The DNA region TGAAAGGTGTACACTATTATCAGCAACCTGGGCAGCAAGACTTGATACAGTGCTCAGTGTTGAACCTGGTTCCAGAACACCTACATATTTGAACATACCGCCTTCTGTTTCGCTAACGTTGAAGCCACCGGCCCAACCACAATGGTTATTAACGAAATCAACTGCGAGGAACTGATCAGCTTCGGTACCTAAGAATGGTGCCCATGAGTGACCGCCGTCAAAGCTATAGAATGAACCCAATGTAATATCAGGATTTGCTTCGGTTGATACCCAGGTATTTTCGGTTCCGGGAACAAAGCAATAGTCATTAGTTCCAATCTGACCTGTACTTGTAACTGCACTCCAGGTTACGCCACCATCAAAGGTTTCTGAAAGATTTCCTGTTGTACTGGCATCTTTATTCTGGGCCAGACCATGAAGTTCGGTAGCCATTTCAATATCAATAAAAATAGCACCGAGAGTGGTTGTGCTTACATCCCAATGCAAGCCTTTATCAACTGTGCGGTAAACCCGACCTTTATTAGTTCCGAACCATGCTTTATCACCAATGGCTGAATAATATCCAACAATTCCCCATTCACCTGAAACAGGATTGGCAATATTTCCACCGGGTACGACTGTCCAGGTAGTGCCACCATTTGATGTTGTATAGATTTCAAAATCACTATTAATAGGATCTCCCATACAGAATCCATCATTTGCATTGAAGAAATGCACCACATTTGGGAAAGATGCGCTATTAGTAAAAGAAGCTGTGGTCTGACGAGCCCAGGTAGTACCTCCATCGAAAGTGGCGTAGATACCCTGAGGTTTGCTACCGGATTGCCTGTACATGGGGCAATAGGCAGTGGTATTGTTCAATGCATTGATCATAGCAGGTTCCAGACCGGCGCAGTTAGGAATAGTACCAGTGATCCAGGTGTTTCCTCCATCTTCGGTACGGGTCCATTCCTGGATGTAGTTGGTGGTAGTTTCACCATCATAGGCTGTTCCCCATGCAGTTAATGAATCGACGGCACACAAATATTTTACTCCGCGTGATGAATTTGTGAAACCACTTGCCTGTGGGATCCAGTCGCTTAATCCGACAGTAACTTCATGATAAACGGTGTCTGTAGCATTTAATGCCTGAACCCTGAGTAAATGGCTGCCTTTTGTTGATTCGGTTGTATTCCATGGGAAAGTGAAGGTGCCTTGTGAAGTTGTGTAAATCTGCTCACCGTCAAGTAGGAGGTTAACAGTTGTAGCAGTTCCATCAAGAACGGAGCAGCTCACATTGAAAATTCCACCGAAGCCGATTACCTGGCTAGGCTGAAGATTGGTGAAACGAACTACCAGATCAGGGTTGCCTGGTTTTATACCGATGATAGCCCTGTTGTTGCTGTTTGGTGTATAGCCGCCGGCATTCAGTGAGCCAATGGCGAAATAACCATTATACATTCCTGACCAACCCCAGTTCATATGGAATTTACTGTCGCTTGTGCGATATCCGTCACAAACCCATGCGTGACCGGAAGTTCCGTCATCACCGGCATAATAAATAGGACGCATCAGGTCCAGTTCAGCGGTGAGCATATTTTTCCAACCCGTAGTTGTATAATTTTCCTTTGATTTGAGGGAAATCGTAGAAGGATCATAGTTAAAATAGGTAACCAGAGCCCAGGGAACATCTTCACTAAATGCGCCGGATGCATCAACACCATATTGCATATTAACAGAAACACCATTCTGATACATGATGGTTGCTACATTAGCATTAGCACTGGTAATATTATTTCCCATTGCTGACCATGTATAGGTACTGGTGCCGAAGTTGGCTGTTTGTGATCCATAAGTAGGATGGATATAGGTATGTGACAGATATCCATGAGCAGGGAAAGAATGGTATTTCTGGATTTGGCTCATGGTAGTAGCCACACATCCTGTAGGTGCATGATTGCAGGTCATTGGGGCCGAAACAGATGGAGTCTGGGCATTGTAGTAACAACCCTGATCCCAGGTAGTGGTGAGTAAAGGGCCAATATCATTGGTAGATTTTGGGAAATCATTTCCAATTAATTGATTCCATTCTGCCAGGGTGGCAGTATTGTCATATTTGGCTGAAATGATATGAGCAATATCCTTGTTATAATTATCGAACCATGATTTTACAACTGGAACAGAAATTTCCTGCTCGAAATAACCGGTATTTGATTCTGCAAGAACCGGAATAATAGCATCATCGGCTGCTATTACAACGAAACCACCTGCACTGTAATTGAATACATGATAGGTTGTAATTCCATTATACGACTGACTAAATGAGTTGAGTAGATTCAGGTCGCTTTTACCCGAAAAATGCTGGTAATAGTTGTCTGCAGCCTGACGAGCCTGGTCAATGGTTACAGTTTTACCGAAGGCAAAGCCCGCAATCAGCAAGCAGAGGATCAGTGTGGTAAGTTTTCTCATGGTTGGTTGATTATGTGATTATAGAGTTAGAAAGCATTCTTAAAGGAAGGAAATAAACAATTGCTGATCACAATTTATAGGATCAGTAAAGTGCAAATTTATAATTATTATGTTTGGATATATATTTTCTCAATTATTTTTTGCATAGATTTTGGACTATTTTCTACATTATTTCTGAATGAATCCGACGTTTTAGCAATTTTCATTTCATTGAAAATTAAGCAAAAAAGAATTTTAGTGTTTCAATTGATCGTACTTCTGTAATTTAGGGGCAATCAAATCGGATGAATGAGAATGTTTTCAGCGGAGTTTATGCGCCAGGCCAGGCACGGAGATTTAGGAACCTTTGTGGTTGTCATCATTTCTGTAATACTGGCTATTATTACATTCCCTGAGCTGAATCCGGTATATGCGAATGGCATCGATCCACCCTTATCCTGGGTATTTAATTTCCTGGTAAAGGGTCGGCTTCAGTTGGGAAAAGATATCATTTTCCCTCACGGTCCATTGGCATTCCTTATGTATCCACTGCCCGTCGGCAATAATCTTTTTATTACTGCAATTATTTATTTCCTGGCAAAAGCTTCATTTTCCTATTCTCTGCTCACCTCACGGATATCCAGGGGACTTGTTCCCATGATTTCCAGTTTGATTTTTTCATTTCTTTTATTGGCATATCTTGATTTTCTGCTGATCCTCATTGGGATTGTGCTCATTGGATACCTTAATTATTTTCTTAGCAGAAACCTGACCTGGTTATTACTCCCGATATTGGTAACAACGGCTGCAATTTATATCAAAGCTTTTGTCGGGATTGTTTGTGTCATGCTCAGTATATCATTCATCCTTATTCTTATCCTGGAAATAATTCTGGAGAAAAGATCATTCAGGCATCTGTTCTTCATCCCTGTCATCCCATTGTCCATCTTTGCCGGCTGGTTTCTTTTATACGGGGATTTTCATGGATTTTCCAGGTACTTTAAAGGAATGCTCGAATTGGCTGGTGATAATTCTGCTGCAGTCGCCTATTATCCTGCAAATAATTGGTATTATCTTTCAATTGCAGGGTTACTTTCTGGTTTCATGGCTTTCCTTCAAATCAGGCAAGCGAATGCTGTTAAATACGTTATTTTGGTATTGCCTTCCTTATTTGCTGTATGGAAATACGGAATGGCCAGGGAGGATTATCTGCATGCCAGCATGTTTTTTCTATATGTAGCTGTTACGATACTAATATTCCTCCTGTTAGCAAAACATCACCGAATCGTGATTTCTGTCATGGGTGGGCTCATATTACTTTTGCTCTATGGTAATCTTCAAAAATCTTACTATTATGAACCTATCAGGGGCTCATTCAATGGTCTTCGCCAACTAAATCAGCTAGTGTCCGGTTATCAATACTTTGCAGATACCTGTAATGATGCTTCAATAGAAAATGTGCAGCGAAACAGGCTGGAATCCGCATGCAGGGAGAAGATTGGTAAAGCTACTGCAGATATTTATCCATGGGATTATTCTTATATTCCAGTCAATCAACTGAACTGGCAACCCCGTCCTGTACTTCAAAGTTATGCTTGTTATACACCCTGGCTGGATGAGCAAAATGCCAGCCATTTTAATTCAACGAAGGCCCCGGATTACCTTATATGGGAATTGAGAAAGATCACTCATGATATTCATAATGGAACCCTGGAAAGTATCGATGGAAGGTATTTATTAAATGACCAGCCAGAGACAGTTTTATCCATTTTAAGCAGGTATCAACTCGCCTGCAGGCAAGGGGGGACATTTCCTGCATTAATTTTTCAAAAGAGGGAATCACCTCTGGATCTGAAGAAAAATACAATTTCAACGGATACAGCTGCCTGGAATCGTTGGGTGGATGTGCCGGATGTTAAGGAAGGAATATTGCGGCTGAAAGCATCAATAAACAGAAGTCTGTTGGGTGATCTGAAGAGCTTTTTATATAAGGATGAAGCCTGTTATGTTTATTATTTGCTGTCGACTGATGAAATAAGGATATATCGTATCGTACCCAAAAATGCGATTCAAGGAATATGGGTAAATCCGCTTATTCTTAATGCCGAATCGAATCGTTCTGAGCCAATTGTAAAAAAGATTATGTTCCGGTGTTCAGAACCGGGATTGATGAAGGAATTGATTCCCTATGAATGGGAAAATGTACAGTTTGTTTCAAAGGATTCAGAAAACAGGAAGGATGCTATTTCCTATTCGGATGTAGATATTATGTTTGGGAAAGTAGAAAAGGTTGATACCTCGTTTTCCATTTTCTCTTCAAATGATCTAGAATCCCGATATATTTACTGGTCAGAGAACCTGAACCCTGAAACTGAACATTCATTTTCAGGAAAAACCAGTTGCAGGCTGAAATCTGAGTCCTATTCATTTTCTTATGAAATATCACTGGATACACTCCTAAAAATAAGTGATGATACTTCCTGGATAATCAGGACAGATGCCTGGGCTTATGCGGAAAATGACGTTGACGGTAGTTTTGTAATCTCCATTGAGGGAAGCAAAGAGCCTGTAATATGGAAGGGTATAAGGCTAAATGATTTCCTGTTTCAGAAAGGGGAATGGAATTATGTGACAAATTTCCTGACGATCTCCAGGGATTTACTCTTGTCGCAGCCACTGAGATTAAAGGTATATTCCTGGAATCAGGGAAATGAAGAGTTTCTCATCGATGATTTCAGGATTTTTATAAAACCAGAATGAGGGTTTACCTATTTTCTCTGACTCTTAAGTGTTTCCAGTAATTTCCGTTCTTTTTCCAACACCGAAGACTGATCTTCCTGCTCTTTTTTGTTTTTAGCAATACTGGCTTCTATATCAGCTTTCTTGCCTTGAAGGGATTCACCTGTTCCAATTAAGGAATTATAAGTTTTTTCTGCTTTTTTGATAATAGCCTCTTGCTCAGTAATATTGATTTCAAGCTGGCGGGATTCAAATTTTGGTATCAATCCCAATAAATAGGCTGATGCTGATTTGAAGGTTTCGGGGTCCCCTGAAGATGACACAAAGCTTTCCGGACCTTTAGTGATAATCATGGTAACGATTGATTTGTCTTTCTCTTTTTTTACATCATCCACTTTAATGTAGAGATCAATTTTATCAGTTGTAATTTTCTCGAAAACAATCGCTGTATAAAATTTAAAACCTTTAGAATCGGCAGCCTTAGGAAAACCATTGTATTTGAGGTCTTCAAGAATTACTGATTCAACAATTTCGGGAGAGAAGTTAAACTCACCTACCAGGGTCGGACGGTTGATTTTATTCAGGGTAAACTGCCCTTCAGTGATCTGTGCATACAGAAATGAACCTGCCAGCAGCAAGGTCATAGCTAAAAGTACTTTAATAATTTTCATGGTGGTTTATTTTTGAAACCGTATAAAATTACAATAATTATACCATGAATCATCCTGTTATACGCAGATATGAGTGAGAGTTATGCATCCTTAATCTATAGAATCGTGGAAAATTGTACCTTTGCACCTCGTTTAAAGAATCTGAAAAATTATGTTTGAAAGTCTAAGTGACAGGCTGGACAGGGCATTTAAGCTCCTCAAGGGCCACGGTTATATTACAGAGATCAATGTTGCAGAAACCCTCAAGGATGTTCGTAAAGCGTTGTTGGATGCTGACGTCAGTTATAAGGTTGCCAAAGAATTTACGGACCAGGTAAAAGTAAAAGCCTTAGGACAGAATGTTCTTACTTCGGTTTCACCCGGTCAGTTAATGGTTAAAATCGTTCATGATGAACTGGCTGAACTGATGGGAGGGGAGAAGGTTGAACTGAACCTGAAAGGGACTCCTACTGTCATTTTAATGGCAGGGCTTCAAGGTTCGGGTAAAACAACTTTTTCTGCAAAACTTGCACATTACCTTCATACTAAAAAAAGCAAGAGCCCTTTGCTGGTGGCTTGCGATATTTACCGTCCGGCTGCTATCGACCAGTTAAAAGTGTTAGGTGAGCAGATTGGAGTGGAAGTTTATTCAGAACCGGATACCAAAGATCCTGTCAGGATTGCTAAAAATGCAATGATTCATGCCAGGGACAGGGGTTTCAATACAGTGATCATTGATACTGCAGGTCGGTTGGCAATTGATGAGCAGATGATGAATGAGATTGCTGCTATCAAGCAAAGTGTGAATCCGCAGGAAACTTTGTTTGTGGTGGACTCCATGACTGGCCAGGATGCGGTGAATACAGCCAAGGCTTTTAATGACAGGCTTGATTTTGAAGGAGTCATTCTTACCAAATTGGATGGTGATACCCGCGGTGGAGCTGCCTTAACCATCAGGTCGGTTGTAAATAAGCCAATCAAGTTTGTTGGGATTGGAGAAAAGATGGACGCCATTGATGTTTTCTACCCGGAACGTATGGCTGACCGAATTCTCGGAATGGGTGATATTGTTTCACTTGTTGAGCGTGCCCAGGAGCAGTTTGATGAAGAAGAAGCCAGGAAACTGCAAAAGAAACTTGCCAAGGATCAGTTTAATTTCAATGACTTCCTTTCCCAGATTAAACAAATCAAGAAAATGGGGAATGTAAAGGATTTGATGAGTATGATTCCTGGTATGGGTAAAGCATTGAAAGATGTGGATATTGATGATAATGCATTCAAAGGAATAGAAGCTATAATTTACTCCATGACACCTGCAGAAAGGGAAAACCCTATATTGCTCAATGGCAGCAGGCGAAAGAGAATTGCAGCCGGGAGCGGTACTGATATCCAGGAAGTCAATCGGCTGGTTAAGCAATTTGATGACACCCGTAAGATGATGAAGATGATTTCTACAGGGGGAGGCCGTCAGATGGCGCAACAGATGCGAAATCCCAAGAAACGGTAGAATTTCACCAGCATTTTTTATTACCTCAGGACTTCAAAATCACATTTGAATATGCAACTCATTGATGGGAAAAAAATCGCAGCTGACATAAAGCGTGAACTGGCTGCAAAATCGGTAAAGATTATTGACAGAGGAGATCGTACTCCGCACCTGGCGGCTATTTTAGTCGGCGAGGACCCGGCAAGTCAGTCCTATGTGAATGGCAAGGAAAAGGCTTGCCAGGAAGTGGGTTTCACTTCAACCATCTATCGCCTGGAGGAATCTACTTCAGAGAAAAGACTTCTGGAGATCGTCGATTTTCTGAATAATGATGATGAAGTAGATGGATTTATTGTCCAATTACCTTTACCAAAGCATATCAATGTTGATAATGTTATAAACCGAATAAATCCCCTTAAAGATGTGGATGGTTTTCATCCTGAAAGCCTTGGCAAGATGATGCTCGGACAACCTACATTTTTATCGGCTACTCCTTATGGAATCATGCAGATGCTTGAAAGGACCGGCATCGAAACTGAAGGGAAGCATTGTGTTGTTCTTGGACGAAGTAATATTGTCGGAACCCCACTGAGTATTATGTTATCGCGCAAAGCAAATCCCGGCAATTGTACGGTAACTTTGTGCCATACAAAAACACCAAACCTGAAGGAAATTGCAGCAACTGCTGATATTCTGGTTGCAGCTATGGGCCAACCCTTGTTTGTGACTGCTGATATGGTTAAACCGGGTGCAGTTGTGATTGATGTTGGTATTCATCGTTTTATAGATGAGTCTCCTAAAGGTTATCATATTGTTGGTGATGTCAAATTTGATGAAGTTGCACCAAAATGCAGTTATATCACTCCTGTTCCGGGAGGAGTAGGCGTTATGACGGTGATTTCACTGCTGATGAATACTTTGAAGGCGTATGAGAATAATTTGAAAATTTGAAAATTTGAGAATTTGAAAATGTGGAGATTAGGAGATTAGGAGATTAGGAGATTAGGAGAGGAGGAGAGGAGGAGATTAGGAGATGAGGAGATTAGGAGATTAGGAGATTAGGAGATTAGGAGATACGCAAATTTATCCGTCATCCTGAGTGGAGTCGAAGGGTGGGATTTTCAATAGAAAAATTGAAGCATGAAAATCAGATCAGCTTCCTGGAGTGAATAAGTTGTTACCATGAAATAATCATCCACAAATCACTCAAATGCCGCACAAATAAACACAAATGACCTGCAAGCAAGATTCAATGATTTGTGTCAATTTGTGAATAATTTGAGCAATTTGTGTTCTGATTTTTTGCCTGAAGGATTTACATTCTGATGGAAGTTAATGCTACTGGCGAATTATAATGCCACGAATGCACGAATAAAACACGAATGTTTTCGTTCGTAAACAGGGGGATTCGTGGAAATTCCTGGACTACAAGAAAAATATAAGCCATAGTTCCGCGTTTCAGCCGCCAGCTGGCAGACCAAATCCAAAATCCATCCGCCAGCTGGCGGACCAAGTCTCAAGTCCCAAGTCCCAAGTCCCAAGTCCCAAGTCCCAAGTCCCAAGTCTCAAGTCCCAAGTCCCAAGTCCCAAGTTCCAAATCCCAAATCCCAAATCCCAAATCCACAATCCGCAATCCAACATCCAACATCCAACATCCGACATCCGACATCCAACATCCGACATTCAACATTCACGACATTCAACATTCACCATTCAACATTACACTTAATCATGTCAGACTTGACTCAAAACGGCAAAAGACTTCCCCTGATGGAAGATTTTTATACTTTACAGGGGGAAGGGGCGCATACAGGGAAAGCTGCTTACTTCTTGAGAGTAGGAGGCTGCGATGTGGGTTGTTATTGGTGTGATGTAAAGGAATCCTGGAATCCTGATCTTCACCCACTTACTGATATTGCGGGAATAATTGACAGAGCCAGTATAAATCCTTCAGGTACAATCGTTCTGACTGGTGGGGAACCGTTAATGTATCCTTTAGGACCTATATGTGAAGGCTTAAAAAATGCCGGTCAATCGGTCCACCTTGAAACTTCAGGATCTCATCCTTTCAGTGGCAGTTTTGACTGGATTTGTCTATCCCCCAAAAGAAAAAGTCCTCCCCTGGATGCGATTTTCCCGTTGGCAAATGAATTGAAAGTGATCATTTTTGATGACTCAGACTATGCCTGGGCTGAGGAAAATGCTGCCAAGGTGAATAGCGAATGCATGCTCTTTTTACAACCCGAATGGAGCCGATTTAAAGAAGTCACTCCCGGAATCGTTGAATATATCATGAAAAATCCAAAATGGAGAGTTTCCCTGCAGGCGCATAAATATCTTCATATTCCATAATAGTTTACAATCCATAAAAGTATTTCCGGCATAACATCCCAAATTATTCATCTCTGATGATGAGTAATTTAGAGATTCCTTCATTATATTTACATATTGTATTTTAAGATATATGATATGAAAAGAGTTTTTTCATTTTGGATTATCTGTATCCTTATCATCGGTGTTCTTCCAACTTTTGCCCAGAATAAGGATGCTAAAAATATTGTGGGTTTTGGAGTGTTCTATACTCCTCCCATGGAACAAGGGATGTATTTTGATTCACCTTTTGACATATGGCCTGACCAGGAACCCAGTGGATTTGGCCGTGTTTTTTATGCCCGGCAATTGAGCGATGCGTTTCGGTTGGGGGCCTATTGTGAATATGGAAGGAGCCGGTTCTCAGTGGATGGAGGAGAAGTGCGGTCATATCGAAGGACCCTTGGTGGTCTTGATTGGCTGGTTCAATATCCTCATACTCCTTTGCATCTCCAACTTGGCGGTTACTTTGGCTTTGGCAGGATTAAGGCGGACAATTGGAACAACCTCAAGGGTGCAGATTTTGGAATGCTGGCAGGTCCGGCTTATGATTTCCGGCACTTTGGTATATCTGTTCAGATGAAGGCCGGGTTTGCTCCCTTTGGTGCAACAGGCACACCTGAAGGAGTGCTGATGTATGCACCAGGGGTGCTGTTTAAGTTATACGGGAAGTTTTGACCCTGGGAATATTATGATCCCTCTGGAAAATTTAGCCTGATAGCACCTTGTTTCCGGATGCTTAGCTTATGACACGCATTTTCACCAAACACTTGCGTCATCATTTTGGTATATGTTTCCAGGAGTTCAGAAGGTACGAAAGCCTGAATGGTGCCAGCAAAACCTCCCCCATGAACTCTCCAGGCACCTTTTCCTTTGAGGAGGATTTCACTCAGTGCCAAGGCAAGAGACACTCCCTGTTCTTTTACATTATGTACCGGGTAAATATTCTGGTTATACATAAATGAACTAAACCCTGATGCAATCACCATTTCCAGGAATGCACCAAAATCATTCTTTTCAAGGGCTTCAACCTGATCTGCCACGCGTTGGTTATCACCCTGGAAATGCAAAGCCCTTAATATAGCCCTGTCACCAGTAATGTTTCTTAGTTCCGGAATGGCATGGATAATGCTTTCCAGGCTCACTTCCCTAAGCACCGTAGCTCCCAGAGCGGCAGCAACAGATTTCATTTCTATGGGAAGGGATGCATATTCCTCATTCAGGTCAGCATGATTTCCACCTGTGTCGGTGATAACAAGATAGTAACCTGTTAATTGAAAGTCAAAATCAATCTTTTTGACGATTGGGTGACTGGGATCCTTGAAATCAATAGTAATAAGTCCGCCAACGGAACAGGCAGTTTGATCCATTAAACCGCAAGGTTTTCCAAAATATTTATTCTCAGCATATTGTCCAATCAGGGCATTCTGAATGGGATCAAGTTTTCCATCATTGAAAAGGTGGTTAATAAATGCACCTACCAGTACTTCAAAAGAAGCGGAAGAGCTCAATCCTGAACCTTTTGGGACAGCTCCGTCAATACTTGCATCAAATCCGCCAACGATAAAGCCCAATTCTTTCATACGGGCACAGATCCCCCTTACCAGGGAAACAGAAGTAAATTGTTCGGAAGCCTTTGGTTCCAGATCAGTGATATCTAAAACAATATCAGGGTAACCTAAAGAGGTAATGTGAATTACTGAAGTTCCATTAGCTGCTGCTATAGCTATATTATCGAGATCAACTGCCCCGGCAAGCACTCTGCCATAGTTATGATCCGTGTGATTTCCACCAATTTCGGTACGGCCGGGTGAACTGAAAAATTGGATATTTTCTCTTTGAAACTGCTGGGTAAAGGAATCCAAAAGCCTTAGATATCTTTGTTTCTGAATTTCAAGTGTACTTTTTTCCTTACCATATAATTCCTCCAATAGGGGCGGAACAGGGAGTTGAAGATAGCTTATAATTTCACTACTGTTTTTCATGAGAAATTTGATTGAAATCGTTGGAATTTGAATGCTAAAATTCTTTAACTTGTTCTAGTGTATTGGCAAAGCAATTTACTCAAATCATTGATTTAAGGATGCATGTTATGGTAAATTTTGAAATTTTACGCTAATTGCTGGACGAAGGAGGTCAAATTGAAGAGCAAACAAAACCTATAGTGTTTGTTTGACAAAAAACTTGGAATAAGTCTATTTTATAATAAACGACAATCTCATTTCTTCCTTGGATCATTACCCAAGGAATATGATTTTACCATTTTAGTGAAGCGGGACGAATCCTGTTATTTTTTTTGGATAGTTTGATCAGGAATCTTATTATGACTATAGAATAGTCGTGAACAGTCAGATAATAGACTGATGAACGCTTTTGATAAAGATCCTTATGTACACAAATAACCATCGAGGCACTCTAACAGTTGGATCATTATAGTTTACACCGACCAGATTTTTTGAGTCCAAACTTCCTAATCAGAATAATAATATAAACTACATTAGTAGTCAAGATGCTATCATTAGTTTAAGTATAAGAAATGAAAAAGAATAATCAAGTTATATCAACACATATAAATAAATAAATATTAATATATTATTAATTAAGAATTTAATGTATTTGTATGAAATCGCATAATTGCAAATTGGACTTAGCAAGCTATTATTCAGTATTTTCTGTCAATTACAATGAAGTGCTTTTCTCATGATTATCATATATTGATCTAGCCTGATATTTGGACTTTAATGAGTCCAAAATGACAATTTAGAATAATTCTAAAATTAAAATAAATGCAATAGTTTCTTGGTTATTAATATTAAATTTGGTTTTCTCAATCAAATGGAAACTCTACAACTATTTGATACACAATTAATTAAATTGGATGACTAAAATTGCTCACAGAATCTACCTGGTAACTCTTTCATTAATTGTGATCGTTGCCCTGGTTGCCCTTTTCATGAAGGGATATGCTTACTATATAACCAGCCTGGAAGAGAGAGCATTCCATCCGGAACATTCCATGCTCAAACCCAGTGGCATTCTTGGTCATGGAATGCGGGATTATTGGTTCTTTATTCATGATTTTCGGTGTCATTCTTTATATGGCCCGAAAAGGTACAAGATATTTTCAAGTTAGGTGTTCTGAAGCATTGGCTTGAATTCCATATCTTTCTGTGTACATTAGGTCCAATCCTGGTTTTATTCCATACCTCATTCAAATTCGGTGGTATTGTTTGCCATCAGTTTCTGGAGTATGGTAGCTGTTTTTCTCAGTGGAATCATCGGAAGATTTATCTGCATTCAAATTCCCAGGAGTTGAAGGCCGGGAATTGAGTCTTCAATGAAATAAGGGACTTGAAAGGAGATATTGGAGCAGCCTTAAATCAATCGGTACAACTGGATGAAGGCAGTTTTGAAATGATTGTCGCCTCCACCCGCTCAAAAATCAGTCGTTTTCAGGGCAATGTGTTTTCACGTACATTGAAACGTTACATACAGGATAAGAAAGCGCTACGTAGTGTAAAAAATGTGCTGAGAAGCAATAAGATACCCAAAAAGCAGAACGTACACAAGTAATCAGGTTGGTAAACAATGAAATTTCCTGAACCGACGCATAGAGCGCCTGGTTACCATGCAGAACCTATTTAAATACTGGCATGTGGCACATTTACCTTTTGCCTTGGTAATGCTGGTGATCATGGTGATTCATGTGGAGTCACTATTGTTTTGGTTACAGATGGATATTCTGAGTTATGGAAATTCTCATTGAGCAAGTCGCAATTTATTCAGTTGCAGTATTATTCTGCCTGATCGTTGTTTTCATTTATCTCCGCAAACAGAAAAGGGATTCTAAAAAGTAGAAGAGAAGATCATCAAGGCCAAGCAAGATGGATTATTTGAGCCTATCTCTCTGCACCCGGTTATTGATGCAAATAGCTGTATCAAAACCGAGCCTGTGTTGCTGCATGTCCTGAAAAAGACATTATTGGCATAAAAGACGGGAAAGCCACAACTATTAATGCATCGAGATGTATTGGTCATAGGTGCATGCTTTCATGCCTGTCCTACACAAGCGATCATGTTATTATTGAACAGAAACCCGGGTGTTGATTTACCCCATGTCAATCAGAATTTTGAA from Bacteroidales bacterium includes:
- a CDS encoding C10 family peptidase, with the translated sequence MRKLTTLILCLLIAGFAFGKTVTIDQARQAADNYYQHFSGKSDLNLLNSFSQSYNGITTYHVFNYSAGGFVVIAADDAIIPVLAESNTGYFEQEISVPVVKSWFDNYNKDIAHIISAKYDNTATLAEWNQLIGNDFPKSTNDIGPLLTTTWDQGCYYNAQTPSVSAPMTCNHAPTGCVATTMSQIQKYHSFPAHGYLSHTYIHPTYGSQTANFGTSTYTWSAMGNNITSANANVATIMYQNGVSVNMQYGVDASGAFSEDVPWALVTYFNYDPSTISLKSKENYTTTGWKNMLTAELDLMRPIYYAGDDGTSGHAWVCDGYRTSDSKFHMNWGWSGMYNGYFAIGSLNAGGYTPNSNNRAIIGIKPGNPDLVVRFTNLQPSQVIGFGGIFNVSCSVLDGTATTVNLLLDGEQIYTTSQGTFTFPWNTTESTKGSHLLRVQALNATDTVYHEVTVGLSDWIPQASGFTNSSRGVKYLCAVDSLTAWGTAYDGETTTNYIQEWTRTEDGGNTWITGTIPNCAGLEPAMINALNNTTAYCPMYRQSGSKPQGIYATFDGGTTWARQTTASFTNSASFPNVVHFFNANDGFCMGDPINSDFEIYTTSNGGTTWTVVPGGNIANPVSGEWGIVGYYSAIGDKAWFGTNKGRVYRTVDKGLHWDVSTTTLGAIFIDIEMATELHGLAQNKDASTTGNLSETFDGGVTWSAVTSTGQIGTNDYCFVPGTENTWVSTEANPDITLGSFYSFDGGHSWAPFLGTEADQFLAVDFVNNHCGWAGGFNVSETEGGMFKYVGVLEPGSTLSTVSSLAAQVADNSVHLSWTAPLGKALVGYNVYRNDTLMNTSPISELFYHDYPVANGKQTYCVTAVYDEGESLPVCVDAWITVGVPNTDPSAFRVYPNPASGVINIISPVQFTQVRMLTLLGQEVYNYNAPGNNLRILTDGFEPGMYILHIVADNKLISKKITIK
- the ffh gene encoding signal recognition particle protein, coding for MFESLSDRLDRAFKLLKGHGYITEINVAETLKDVRKALLDADVSYKVAKEFTDQVKVKALGQNVLTSVSPGQLMVKIVHDELAELMGGEKVELNLKGTPTVILMAGLQGSGKTTFSAKLAHYLHTKKSKSPLLVACDIYRPAAIDQLKVLGEQIGVEVYSEPDTKDPVRIAKNAMIHARDRGFNTVIIDTAGRLAIDEQMMNEIAAIKQSVNPQETLFVVDSMTGQDAVNTAKAFNDRLDFEGVILTKLDGDTRGGAALTIRSVVNKPIKFVGIGEKMDAIDVFYPERMADRILGMGDIVSLVERAQEQFDEEEARKLQKKLAKDQFNFNDFLSQIKQIKKMGNVKDLMSMIPGMGKALKDVDIDDNAFKGIEAIIYSMTPAERENPILLNGSRRKRIAAGSGTDIQEVNRLVKQFDDTRKMMKMISTGGGRQMAQQMRNPKKR
- a CDS encoding bifunctional 5,10-methylene-tetrahydrofolate dehydrogenase/5,10-methylene-tetrahydrofolate cyclohydrolase (catalyzes the formation of 5,10-methenyltetrahydrofolate from 5,10-methylenetetrahydrofolate and subsequent formation of 10-formyltetrahydrofolate from 5,10-methenyltetrahydrofolate); translation: MQLIDGKKIAADIKRELAAKSVKIIDRGDRTPHLAAILVGEDPASQSYVNGKEKACQEVGFTSTIYRLEESTSEKRLLEIVDFLNNDDEVDGFIVQLPLPKHINVDNVINRINPLKDVDGFHPESLGKMMLGQPTFLSATPYGIMQMLERTGIETEGKHCVVLGRSNIVGTPLSIMLSRKANPGNCTVTLCHTKTPNLKEIAATADILVAAMGQPLFVTADMVKPGAVVIDVGIHRFIDESPKGYHIVGDVKFDEVAPKCSYITPVPGGVGVMTVISLLMNTLKAYENNLKI
- a CDS encoding 7-carboxy-7-deazaguanine synthase QueE, which produces MSDLTQNGKRLPLMEDFYTLQGEGAHTGKAAYFLRVGGCDVGCYWCDVKESWNPDLHPLTDIAGIIDRASINPSGTIVLTGGEPLMYPLGPICEGLKNAGQSVHLETSGSHPFSGSFDWICLSPKRKSPPLDAIFPLANELKVIIFDDSDYAWAEENAAKVNSECMLFLQPEWSRFKEVTPGIVEYIMKNPKWRVSLQAHKYLHIP